The following nucleotide sequence is from Candidatus Rokuibacteriota bacterium.
GCGGGCACGACCTTGCCGTTGATCGTCAGCTCGACCTGGCCGTGAGGGTAGGCCACGACGGGGACGCACGGGCACAGGAACAGGTCGTAGCGGCTGAAGTACGCGGCCACCTCACGCCGGAGCTGCTCCCATTCGGCGTGGGCGCGCAGGTAGTCGCCGAGCGACCCGCTCCCGACGCCCAGCCGGCGCTGGAGCACCGGATGGAGCTCCCCGCGGCGCCCCGCGATGATCGGCTCGAGGTACGCGCCGGCCTCCGCGGCGTAGAGCGTCGCCGACAGCACCTGCCAGTCGCGCTGGTCCAGGGCCGGAATGCTCACGGGCTCGACGTGACACCCCAACCCGGCGAAGCACGCTGCCGCATCGCTGACGACCTGCCGGATCACGGGCTCGACGGGTGCGGCACCACCCTCCGCGCTCCAGCCCACGCGCAGGCCCCGAAGGGATGGCCCGGGGTCGGGAAGCTCGGGGGCAGGAACGGGCAGCGCGTAGGGGTCGTGGCCGTCGGGCCCGGCGAGAATTTGGAGCGCGAGGGCCAGGTCGCCGACAGCGCGCGCCATCGGGCCCACGTGCATGGCCCGGAGGAGCGTCTCCGGCCAGTGGCCGGTCAGCGGGATACGCCCGTGCGTCGCCTTCAGGCCGACGACGCCGCAACAGTGCGCCGGCATCCGGATCGACCCGCCGACGTCGCTTCCGAGGCCGAGCGGCGAGAGCCCGGTCGCCAGTGCCACGGCTTCGCCTCCGCTCGATCCGCCGGCAGTGCGCGCCGGGTTCCAGGGGTTGACCGTCCTGCCGAAGACGAGGTTGTCGGTCTCCCACCAGAACGCGAACTCCGGCAGGTTGGTCTTGGCGAGGAAGACCCCGCCCGCCCGCTTGAGACGGGCCACCGCCGTCGCGTCGGCCGCGGGGACGTAGTCGGTGAACAGCCTCGACCCGCGGGTCGTGCGCACCCCGGCGGTGTCGAAGCAGTCCTTGACGGTGAACGGCACCCCGTGGAGCGGCCCGAGCGGCTCCCCGTGGACGACTCGATCTTCGGCCCTCCCCGCTTCGGCGAGCGCCTCCGGGTTGAGCGTGACGATCGCGTTCAGCCGCGGGTTGAGCGCCTCGATTCGCTCCAGGTAGGCGCGCACGACCTCAACCGGAGAGATGTCCCTCCCCCGGATGCGCCGGGCGAGGTCACGGATCGTCAGGAAGGAGATGTCCTCGTGCATGTGAAACGGCCGGGCCTCGTGGCCCTCACCGCCCCTGCGCCTGGTCGCCCCGGAGCGTCATGCATGTCCCCATGGCGCGGGCCACCAGGTGCTGTTCCTCGTCGGTCACGTCGCACTCGACGAGGCCAACGGTCTGTCCCCCCTTGACGACCCGGCCGACCGCCCTGAGCCTGCCTTTCCACACCGGCTTCAGGTAGTTGATCTTCAGCTCCAGGGTCGTGTACGCTCGCCCCTCCTCCAGCGTGCTGCCGTAAGCCATCGACATCGCGGCATCGGCGATGACGCAGAGGGCGCCCCCGTGGAGCGTGCCCACGAGGTTGGCGTGGCGCTCGTTCGCCTCGAATTCGATCACGACCTCACCGGCCTCCACCGACGCCAGCGTGAAACCGACGAGCCGTGCGATGGGCGGCAGTGGGACCTCGCCCTTCAGCATCCCCCTCAGGACCTCGAGCCGCCTGGCCACGTAGTCACCCTCCCTTCCCCGCTGGCAGCTGGGTCTGCTCCCGCCCCCAGGGTGGCCGACGATCCGAATCGCTTCCCCTCGCTCCCCCGTCCGGCTATACTAGGCTACTTCTGATGCTCCACGCCAGGCCGTCTTCACCGGGTCTGCCTCCGGGCCGCCATGCGTAAGTACGTGCTGCGGCGCTTGCTCCTCTTCGTGCCGACCCTGGTCGGGGCCTCGATCATGATCTTCGTCCTGATGCGCCTTGTGCCTGGGGACATCGCCGAAATCCTGGTCTATCAAACCGGGACCGAGTCGAGCGCCGTCCAGGAGAAGCAGATCCAGGAGATCCGAGAGGAGCTGGGCCTCAACCGGCCGATCGTCATCCAGTACCTCGCCTGGCTGGGCAACGCGCTCCGCGGCGACTTCGGCTACTCGTACACTCAGCGGCGACCCGTGACGGAGATCATCGT
It contains:
- a CDS encoding amidase, with amino-acid sequence MHEDISFLTIRDLARRIRGRDISPVEVVRAYLERIEALNPRLNAIVTLNPEALAEAGRAEDRVVHGEPLGPLHGVPFTVKDCFDTAGVRTTRGSRLFTDYVPAADATAVARLKRAGGVFLAKTNLPEFAFWWETDNLVFGRTVNPWNPARTAGGSSGGEAVALATGLSPLGLGSDVGGSIRMPAHCCGVVGLKATHGRIPLTGHWPETLLRAMHVGPMARAVGDLALALQILAGPDGHDPYALPVPAPELPDPGPSLRGLRVGWSAEGGAAPVEPVIRQVVSDAAACFAGLGCHVEPVSIPALDQRDWQVLSATLYAAEAGAYLEPIIAGRRGELHPVLQRRLGVGSGSLGDYLRAHAEWEQLRREVAAYFSRYDLFLCPCVPVVAYPHGQVELTINGKVVPARHALRATVPWDLTGSPALAVPFGWSPDELPVAVQLVGRHFDEATVLRAGAALEAVRPVARRPPVT
- a CDS encoding PaaI family thioesterase; the encoded protein is MLKGEVPLPPIARLVGFTLASVEAGEVVIEFEANERHANLVGTLHGGALCVIADAAMSMAYGSTLEEGRAYTTLELKINYLKPVWKGRLRAVGRVVKGGQTVGLVECDVTDEEQHLVARAMGTCMTLRGDQAQGR